The nucleotide sequence GGACGAGAATACGGCTAAACTGATTTGTTTAccgtaaatatttttctccaagGAGTAATTCGTGACGCGAAGTAGCATTTAGTGGATATACGAGGGGTAAATAAAGACACGCGAAAACGataaaatactttcaataaattgtaaatttttagtGATGATTCGGACAAGAATACGGCTAAACTGATTGGTTTTCCGTAAATATTCCTCTCCAGGGAGTAATTGGTGACGCGAAGTAGCATCTAGTCGATATACGAGGGGTGTACAGAGAGTTTAATTAGTTATAATATGTTATACTTTCAACTTATTCATGTTAATTGTTAATATTCACCTGATTCGActaatttcgattattttttgttcacaaaGTCTCCTCAAAGGAGAACAGAATGTGAAAATTGTCGATGATGCCGTTTGTTATTGggtttttacacaaaaaaaaaaagataataatttcAGTTCCATTGTGAATAAagatattaataagaaaatattagagAAAATATGAGTCTGGTTAATTTCAAACTATTAGAATGTCAAATGTCACATTTCTTCGTTAATTTTGagggaaaaaatgaaaattacttcttaaaaataaaaaaatcctaatattttacaatttccTATAAATGTGTCACGAAATTAGTCATCAACAAACGCCATAAAATGAATCATGGTGttatttaacataaatttttattgtatgaacATTTCACaggaaaatttacatttttttatcatgtttgatattttctttcataCTCATAAGGCATATATACAAAGCTGAATCACTGTTTGGATCATCAAAAACATAGATTTGGGAGTTTTCATCCCAAATTCAATAGTATATGGTCGTAAATACAtgacaaaattttggaaaataaacacAGGTTagaagttagaaaaaaaaactaaaaaggaaCACAGTTTAATATAAGAAAAGCCCataagaaaatattggaaagtaTACTGCTGCTTTATAGACTAGAGAAAAGTCTTTGACAAGGTAGAAATAGAATGGATGGACATGAAGTAaaagattttgtaaaattataatgGAAAGAAAATTAAATCTAGAGATATAGAAGAAGGATCTACAATGAATAATGGAAAACGAAGAAAATTAGGAATGGGAAGAAAAAGAATAtgacaaaaaagaaattttaaaaaattataaaaattaatagcaaATCTAAGATATACAAGAATCCGGAGGAAGGTAAAACATAGTTAGAAAATGAGTAAACTGTAACAAGAGATTTTTTTTAGTTCTGGTTATATCTGGTTTATGTCAgaatataaattgttgaaaagGAAAATACATGCAAAACTTTgtatatttaatcaaattcttgaataaaaatgacgtaaaattgagttttaataacaaatattgttttttcgGTGTAATTCCATAACAAACTTTTTTGTCAAGTAAAAATCGCTTGAAAAAAGAAGTAAAGTTcagttttaataatgtttttcagtgtaattccataacaaatatttttatgagttAAAAATTAAGCACAAAATGACGAacacttttgttataataaaaaatattgtttcctcagtgtaattccccaaaaaaccttttttaaagTGAAAATCATGTGAAAGAAAATTCACGTAAAGTTGagatttaataacaaaaactgtATATCAGTATAATTTCATAACAaaccttttattaaaaaaaatatggtgaaAAATTATGCATcaagttttaataacaaatattgttttctcAGAGTAATTccataacaaattttttttttcaagtgaaATCAGGTGGAACTGAtgtaaaattgagttttaataacaaatattgttttctcagtgtaattcCATATCAAACAGTTAAAAATTAATCACAAAAATgacgaaaactttttttttgttctggTTATATCTGATTTATATCCCATAGAAAAGGTTGGAAAGGAAAATGCATGCAAaacttttatatcaaattaaattcttGAATAAAAATGACGCCAAGTTGAGTTTTGTTAACAAATATTGTTGTCTCAGAGAAATTCCAtaacaaatctttttttttagtaaaaaactgataaaaatgacaaaaagttcggcttcaataacaaatattgttttctcagtgtaattcTATAACAAACCTTGTTTAAAGTCAAAAACAGGTAAAAAAATGACGAAAAGTGCAGTTTTAATGactaatattgttttttcagtaTACTTCTATAaccaatatttttgtttgtgaaaCATTCGAAACATAATTTTgcaaaatgatttaaaactCTACTTTTCTCAATACAAATGTctagaaaatttcatatatctCATATATACTAcgaaatttaccaaaaaaaattcgtttcgagatgaaataccaaaaaaaatatttggaggttataaatataattaccaTCATTTTAACAATCCCTTTTCTAacgcaaaaaaatcaataaaagaaacagaaaaatcgTATATAAGACTAATTAACCTCTAAAACTGTTTGAAAAGATGCAATTTTGTTGCAAAGATGGAATTAACCAGGTCCctcgaaagaaaattaattatttacttacCATCAGCATCTACTTCATTAATCATATCCTGTAATTCGGCTTCAGTTGGATTTTGTCCTAGAGATCTCATTACAGTACCTAATTCTTTAGTAGTAATTGTACCATCGCCGTCTTTATCGAACAGTGAGAATGCTTCTTTGAATTCGGCAATTTGTTCTTCGGTGAGTTGGTCAGCCTAAAAAAATGTCAAAGGCTCGATTTTTGTACGTAAATAAATACCCAATAAGCAACAGATCGATATAAGATACATAATTAGTGTAAATAAACgtattttaaagataaaataaatacgtttttgCATTTACAACGGAAAGTTCCGCATTGCGACACAATATTCACCGGTTCGTCACCAAAACCCGtcatatttatttacacaatCCTACATCAAACTTTCaactttttacataaatatgtaCAACAACATTATTAACAACAATTTACCTATCAAATAATAAATGcgatgataaataatatttacttacCATGGTAATATTTAAAGATTAATTGGTACACTAAACAGAAAAATGTCGACACAACGTAGTAACAAACAACGCCTCTCGTCAAAGTGCACCAGCCAACTGTCTTCTCGTTTTGTTTAGGATCGACGTTGGTGAGGAGAGGGGTTAACTGCTGCGAAACCACCAAAGCGCAATAGTGCGGCTACGACACTAACCGGTGGAAATATTCCTACGCCGAAACGACCGTATTTCCACTCTAATAAACCAATCGAATAATATaccttattacaaaaaaatttatacaatttccaaattttcaaatcgGTCCAATATAagcaaattttattgaattaaagaaAGTTATTTTACGGATCTAGTTATCACCGCGAACTATATGTCATGTTTAAACGTCGGGTGCGGCTTGTTTACAACGTCTACTCGTACGATCGACGCTCGCTATTGGTCGACTTCTACCTGCAATGCGTCAAACAGTCAACGGATCTGGCTTTCGCGCGTTCTTCAAGCGTGCCGCGGTGCGTCGTGCTTTCGGCTTCTTGCGGGTGCGGTAAACGGTATACTACCCTATGCGACGCGCAACGCGTAAAAAATGAAACTGTCGATTAATGTAATAACAAAAACGGTATTAATATTATGTCAGACTTCTATTAATAGagaggaaaaaattatgtactGGACTCTTATGCTCTATTGATTCTGTCTTAATTAGAGTAAACAACTGGGTCAAGACCACTCCTTTATGCCGCTAAACACACCCCTTTCTATCTAATGAATGTATAGTTAGTTAATTTAAACtttgttaataaattcattcatacttTTCCTTGGGGAGCGggtatcattttaaatatttccctTTTTAGATCATATcaatagtattttcaaaaaataaagaaaatatttgctAGTGAatcaatgttattattttattaataaaacattaatatGTTAGAATACATCAATTCATGTATTTTTCGATCCAAGAAATTTCTATTGTTTCCTTTAAAATCCTATAATTctttattctaatttaaaaaacaaaaactttacaGTTCATTTTATTACAATCTGTTAACTACGCCATCTATACGTTTAATTCAAAGCAATGaagatcaattattttttgttttacaggaaactgtaaaataatatttgttacaaGGTGTTTttgtaatatcaaatataaacaaatatttatagaaaagaaaaacataattattaatttatgtcaTCTTGTCAATAATGAAGAATTAAGACGCGAATTATAGTATTATATTAGTAGTTGTAGAAATACTATACAAATATTAGacatatcaattttaattttacattttatttctgaCTTGTTAGGTATACAAAAGTATATTCAATAATGAACAAATAATTTGAcgtaataatataaaatcatcACGTTAACTCCGTTTGTTGCTTTAAAAACgtttaaataactttatatggttaattaaaatttgacgTCATTATCAAGCTCTTTCATGCATATTTTTCGCTTGCAttacaagatattttttatgggatataaaatattttttgtaagtaCGTGTCTACCCTCATTGAAtacgatatttatttttatacattttatgcAATAATAGggtaataacatttttcatttagtcAGGTCTGTCTTAAGAATAGTTGATACATGCGATTTTGTCGTAAAAATATGGTTTCGATAAACACGGAATGTAATTTATCACACAAAACATAACAACaatatcgatttttatcaatatcatcttatttaaaaatatacgtCTGGCTtagataaaaatagtttttgatgtcatttcatataatattcattttacagaaaaattagcgcgttatataaatttttttaagcacATGGAATTAATACATCTTCCGAGTAATAATCATGCAGATTTTGCAGGTGATTATTTTAACAGACCCTATGGTAGAAACGAGGTAGTCCGGTCTAGTTTTATATTCTATAGTTTTTTCAAGCGCCCGGTTGTGGCAACACTTGATTTAAAAACTAATTGTCAAATTTGTCAAACTTAAAACTATGTTATGGTAAATGTTGACttatagaaaaacaataattttcaacgtaaaatcaatttagaattaaataataagaATGACGAGTCGTGTAAAATCGGGTACCACTAGAGTAGaagtagaaatagaaaaaaatcgtgAAGAATCCAATTGGTTGAGAGTTATCGAATTAGCAGAACAATTAAAGGAAAAATCTCCAGATTGTggtaaagaaaacaataaaaaaggtaatCAAACGATGTAAATACActaattatcattaattatagTGTGTTTGGCTGATTTTTTAATTGGTGAGGGTAAACTAGAGAATTTTTTCGAAGAATGGCCACCAATAGATGCGAATATCAATAGAGCAAAATTAGGTCTAATAGACGCCAAACGTTACCTAAACATGGTCGTAACAGAAGAAGGCATTAaggtaaatttaatattttataaaataaagttcATTTATTGTGTAATGAAGTTTCAAGGTTGTTtctagttttaaattaaatgtaaagtagaaaatacataattcattaattacaaTTTGATGTAATAACTATGTTTTAATACTTAAGTGAttgtaaaatgaatttttccaatattattgGTAATAATAATGAGATGGGGTTCTATTTGGtgccattttattatttttcgaaaatatataaaatgtttttggaaataattgatatatttttgaaggCAGGAGTGGCAATGGATGCACATTTGCTCTTAGGAAAGTTGCAGTATGCTTGCGGCCAGTACACAGAAGgtttaaaacatttcaaattagccgatttacaaaatttaacagaaaaaaaactcCCACTGTAAGTAACATAAAATACACACagtgacagttttttttatttatggtgAATGTTTTTAGTCGTAGTTTGAAAATAGTAGCTGAATCATACGCAGTTAAAGCTTTGTGTCTTCAAAAAGATGACGCTGCAGCTAGTAAATTCAAAAAAGCCGAAAAACAAGAAGAGATGTCTAAATGTTTAGATTTAGCCACTGACTTGAGTCTTCTTTATAtgcaaaaattggaaaaagaacTAAATTCCACATTACCTACTTTCAGTACTGGTAAGATTTGTTTCttatcaatttaaaacaaatatggttcaaaaaataaattgaataagcTTGATTTCGTAGGAAGTCATTCCCCACAGCCACCAGCTCAACAAAAACCACTTGGAGACATCTTGGAACAAGCGATTCAATTAACACCTGtatttcttttacaaaaaaacaagCCTGAGTTAGCTTTAGAAAGGTTAGTGTAAAACAGAAACTAAACTAActttaaatcaatttaaattgaaaataatctaTATAGggatgaatttattttatttctagatACAGAAACACCCTTTGTGCTATAGAAGCCCACGGTGTCAATAATATTAGACTGAAATTCATGTGTCAAATGGCTGAATTGATACTACAAGGTATGTTAGGAGAAAAATACAAAGCCCCTTTGAATTCTGtaccaaaaaattcaatatggaAACCGAAATACTATGCTTCATTGAATCaagtaattatatatatttagttatttaatttgtaacttaattgtttatatttcagTTTATTCCTAGAAATGAATGCGAAGAGACAATATTATTGCTATTGGTAGCGGAATCTATGGCTGTGAGGAACGCTGTATTATCTCAGTCCCCAGAATTCAAGGAAATCAGAGTCAGTGCTTACCAGGATGCTGTTACCGTTTATGATTTATTAGCGGTAGCTACGGTGCGTTGGGGTCAAACTGCTCTGCTACAAGAGGTATTCTAACCATTAGGGCTCGTCTGTTCATTGTTATGCgaaaattgcatattttgatAGTAGATAGAattcgtttttcaaaaattaagagTGTTGAAATCTTGGTGATGGAATAAATCACTTTTATGATCATGAAAGTGTCTCTGAAGTTGAACTGCAGCCAAAAGGGCGACCGAAAAGCTTTATTATGAATATACAGTGCTTAATATGTGTGTTTTACCTATAATTTTTACCTCTAATGCCTATGTTAATGAAACTTCAgtggattttgaatttattattgaatttactttgaaaaaatctatttttgttgCAATATTAGTgtctatattgaataattttgccTCTTAATTGAATCAGTTTCGTTTGGTTAAATAAGATCGAAAAAGAAccattttggattttgtaaatttgtttttttgggTGAAAAGTAtagttaaataaacaaaaacaaaacgatattatattaatatatagaggaaaagtttatgaaaaagttgttattttcaaattttggaaattcaaAATGGCAGCtgcataaaatgaatttatatacatatttttatttgcatattttttaatactttaattaaacaaaatagaTTTCTTTTCAGTTCTTTCTCAAGTTAttgtagaaaatcaattttgttttgGATATTAATAAACTCTCAAAAATTTGAGTACCTCAAGTAGTATTTGCAACCTAAGACAAAATGTATTAGAGCATTCTCAAGCTTTCGTTGTTTTAAAAGAAGTTATACGTCTAGAACTCAACGAACCCAGCAACTGTCTGTTAATAGCAgtcaatatattttctgaaacaaatgtttttctcACCTTCCCAGACTAATAatctcaaaattcaatattttcgttGTACAGGGAGTTATAACAAGTTCTGTCATCGTTATTATGTGATTTATAGCTGAAGAATTATTTAGTGCGTTGAGCCACTCCGGTCGTgttctttgtttacatttttgttaatctacatgTTCTCAAAAATTCGCtattatttccattaaaacGTGCAacagtttataattaaaagagttttaattgaaataaaaatattttttagttaattatttataaaaattttacgaaGAACAAGGTATATTTGATACTTATGTCAATCACATAAACATTTGAGTTCGCGCGCTTATTGCTGAATGGCTAATATCCAAATATGGCGGTGTTTAAGATTTTTCTCATTGGTTGTGGTCTATAACACGCCCTTTATACAACATGCGCTCGGAATGTAAACAAAGAGCAGTGCCAGACTGGCtcaaaagaagaaatttatttcctAAATTAATTTCATACTATTGCCAATTATTAAATATGATCAATTTGGTTTTAAATGGGgaattataagaaattattcatACTAGTGAATGTTTTGACCCACTTCTATTAATATTGctgtgaaaaaaatcaattctataTATTTCGATGGTTTTATACAGTCTTTGGAACGTTCGATGAAGTTTTCGTTCGAAGAGGCTCACATGTGGAAGCAATACGCCTTGAGTCTTCTATCTATCAACAGATACGAACAAGCTTTCGTTGTTTTAAAAGAAGTTATACGTCTAGAACCCAACGAACCCAGCAACTGTCTGTTAATAGCCAAATTATGTTACGAACACCTCGGTTTACCCGCTGAAGGTCGGTATATATACGATGGGGAAGCGAAAAGTTTGTATTGGAACAATATTTCAGGTACCGATTTTAGTGTACGAGCGCGAGAGATGGCGTTAGTAGCGTACGGCGGGCTTCTAGGTAGATGTCACTTATACATAGGTATCGGTTATCATCTCCAAGCGGAAATAAGTGCGTTACGGAAAGAGAAGGATAGATTCCGACATGATGCCTTGAATAACTTTCGAAGGTATGGAATTTAAgggaattttttgttttgaaatgatcgaaatgtgaaattttagCGCCGTGGAATTGGAACCGAATGATTATTTATCTCGATATTATCTGGGGCTTCAGTTGGCTGTGATTGGTGATATTCCGGAAGCTCAACAGCACGTTCGTGTCAGTTTGGACCTACATCCGGATCATTCGACATCAGTGCATCTTTTAGTTTTGTTATTAACGGCGCAGAGGCAACATACAAATGCCCTTTTGGTCGTGGAAAACGCTTTGGAGGAATATCCGGATAGTTTGAATCTCATGTACGTCAAAGCGTATTTAGATTTGCACGAGTTTGGGGGTGaggtgagtttttttttttttgatccactgtatattttcatttcaatttttattttttttgtctttgaCAATTGTGACAATTTGCTTGTTTTCGATATTTCAATGAGTGGAAGTTGATTTGTTAAATTCCAAATTGACAAGAGGGGGGGGAGGCGAGAGGGTAGTggaaaaatttgtgaaaatttcgagaaaaaagaGAAGcgaatttggaaaaatgttagATATTgggaaaaaatcgaaaatatctcaAGTAAAATGccagaaattgaaaaaaatagaatttcaaaaaagGACTTTGTAGTATGTAGTAAAAATGTAAAGAATTATAAAAACTCTAAAAGTACGAAGAAATTCGAGAGATTacaaaaaaacacgaaaaactGGATGAAGTTAAAAAATTCGTAGAAAAGTCTATAAactccgaaaaaaaaaaaggaaaaactgaGAAATgcgaaaaatttaattaactctgataaaaaaatataaaaaacttgaaaatgcgtgaaaattgtagaattcacAAAGAAAACTTCAATAGAAAAACACATCAATATGTGGTGAAAAtgtgaataatgaaaaaacctGTTAAAAAATCCGAAGGAAATTCGATAAACTCCAATAGAAAACAtcggaaaaactgaaaaattcaataaattatgataaaaaaatatgcaaaattcaaaataaaactgaaaatgtgcaaaaaattacaaaaaagttacGACAACCCGAAAGATGTTGAAAAATCGGAAGGAAATAGGGAAAATATTGTATGTTggagaaaattcgaaaatatctcgagaaaaaatgtcagatattaaaaaaaaaggatttcagaaattcataaaaaaatataaaaattttcagggAAAAATCCCCTAAATATTTGTGAGAAATTCATAAGAAAATGAGagaattcttttgaaaatttgtcaaatttataaaaaggaCGGAAGGTTTCCaaaaaaagcataaaaattgtagaatttggaaaaaatctgtaaaaaacttcaaaagaaAAACACATAAATATGTGGTGGAGATGTGtgaaaaattagaacaaaaaatgaaaaagtgcaaagaaattcgaaaatttacaaaaaaatcaccaaaaacTTATGGAAGTTTGAAAATTCacagaaaattcaataaatgccgagaaaaaaaaatggaagaattgagAAATGCGTGAAACAGTTGTATTCAAAAGAAGTACgaaaaacattggaaaaacttccagaaaatctataaaaatattaggaaaattagataaaattgtaaaaaatggaaaatacatGTAAGAGACAAAAGAAAGTTAAAAAATTCCgagaaaaattatacaaattcatAAAGATTCTGATAAAAtctggaaatattgaaaaaaaatcgatagaaaaaatgacaaatttcaaaaaagccGTAATCAATTGAAACACATTTTTGTGAAGAATCGGCAAAGTATAAATTCTGGAAAATCGTGAGTACTGTACAGTATAGgtacaagaaaattgaaaaatcagaaaatttttaaaaactgatatttttatggttttcttttcatcataatattctttatttccaATAGAAAGCGTTACTAACTGCCAAACAGATGCTtgaattatggaaaaatttataCGAAGGCCAAGCAATTTCAGATATGCCAGAATGCGACAGGAAAAGCGATACCAGATCAGTCTTCCAACTATACACTTCTGAAATGTCAGATAAAGACTCAAGTAAGTATCAGAtttacttcaaaaaatataaaattccatttttttatcgaaattttatgaattttctttttttctggCAATCAGTAGTGCAAAAAATCGAGCCAATCCGTCACTGGCATTTGTTCACtttacattttattcaaaagtaaCGTAAACAAAGCAGTGGCGGATTTGTTCGGtcgagaaatattattttatttcaaaatcacGTCACGCGAAGCTTCTGACTTGAGCCGGCCCTGCAGTTTGGTCACATCGTTTCTAATAACATAAACAAACAACACGACCGGACTGGCACGAACCTTTAATAcgaagaatatttgaaaagatCGATTTTTGTAATTGTTCCTCTGgtcataattaatttaatatccTGTTAAGTcatctattaaataaattttattataatttacgtgaaatttaccaaatttcactgaattttatctttttgttcatttctaaAACTATTACATTTACTTTAGTCGAGGATTGTCATAATAAGCTTCCTACTCAGTCCGGCCCTGCAGTTTGTTTACATCGCTTCTATCAACATAAACAAAGAACAAGACCGGCCTGGCACGAACGTTTAACACGacgattatttgaaaatatcatttattatgaTTTCTATTCATAATTAACTTAATACCCTTTTAAGTCatgtattaaataatatttattacattttacgTAAAATTTACCAGATTTCActgaattttatcttttttattcatttttaaaactatttctttTACTTTGGTCATAATAAGCTTCCTACTCAGTCCGGCCCTGCAGTTTGTATACATCGCTTCCAACAACGTAAACAAAAATCATGACCGGACGGGCTCGAATGAACTCAcgttatatatttaaaaaattctatatccACTACATTTTAATgggagaaaataataatttcccaATTTCAAATTCGTGTATATAACTTTTAGGTTCTTTACATTTACACAACATGGCCGCTTCGCGCGTAGAACAGGCCCTAAGCGAGGTAGCCAGCTCTGTAAGTAGCTTCAACCCTAGACCTGGGCCGCAAAGGGCTTGGATGTTGCAAGTAGAAATATGGTTACTACTAGCCGAGCTCTATCTAGCCCTAGACCAACCGACCGATGTACAAATGTGCTTGCACGAAGCTATGCAAATATACCCTTTGAGTCATCACATAATGCATATGGTAAGTATCGATTTAcatattgaatacatttttttttcgtaata is from Diorhabda sublineata isolate icDioSubl1.1 chromosome 1, icDioSubl1.1, whole genome shotgun sequence and encodes:
- the LOC130442403 gene encoding tetratricopeptide repeat protein 7B isoform X2, whose protein sequence is MTSRVKSGTTRVEVEIEKNREESNWLRVIELAEQLKEKSPDCVCLADFLIGEGKLENFFEEWPPIDANINRAKLGLIDAKRYLNMVVTEEGIKAGVAMDAHLLLGKLQYACGQYTEGLKHFKLADLQNLTEKKLPLRSLKIVAESYAVKALCLQKDDAAASKFKKAEKQEEMSKCLDLATDLSLLYMQKLEKELNSTLPTFSTGSHSPQPPAQQKPLGDILEQAIQLTPVFLLQKNKPELALERYRNTLCAIEAHGVNNIRLKFMCQMAELILQGMLGEKYKAPLNSVPKNSIWKPKYYASLNQFIPRNECEETILLLLVAESMAVRNAVLSQSPEFKEIRVSAYQDAVTVYDLLAVATSLERSMKFSFEEAHMWKQYALSLLSINRYEQAFVVLKEVIRLEPNEPSNCLLIAKLCYEHLGLPAEGTDFSVRAREMALVAYGGLLGRCHLYIGIGYHLQAEISALRKEKDRFRHDALNNFRSAVELEPNDYLSRYYLGLQLAVIGDIPEAQQHVRVSLDLHPDHSTSVHLLVLLLTAQRQHTNALLVVENALEEYPDSLNLMYVKAYLDLHEFGGEKALLTAKQMLELWKNLYEGQAISDMPECDRKSDTRSVFQLYTSEMSDKDSSSLHLHNMAASRVEQALSEVASSVSSFNPRPGPQRAWMLQVEIWLLLAELYLALDQPTDVQMCLHEAMQIYPLSHHIMHMKGLLHMHKQQWTDAKMCFQNAVAINPLHVKSLQQLGLVYHYLDFQGLAETTLREAAKIEPKNHITWYNLGKVLEALGEFENASNAMATALLEEQNSPILPFSSVPLCFE
- the LOC130442403 gene encoding tetratricopeptide repeat protein 7B isoform X1, encoding MTSRVKSGTTRVEVEIEKNREESNWLRVIELAEQLKEKSPDCVCLADFLIGEGKLENFFEEWPPIDANINRAKLGLIDAKRYLNMVVTEEGIKAGVAMDAHLLLGKLQYACGQYTEGLKHFKLADLQNLTEKKLPLRSLKIVAESYAVKALCLQKDDAAASKFKKAEKQEEMSKCLDLATDLSLLYMQKLEKELNSTLPTFSTGSHSPQPPAQQKPLGDILEQAIQLTPVFLLQKNKPELALERYRNTLCAIEAHGVNNIRLKFMCQMAELILQGMLGEKYKAPLNSVPKNSIWKPKYYASLNQFIPRNECEETILLLLVAESMAVRNAVLSQSPEFKEIRVSAYQDAVTVYDLLAVATVRWGQTALLQESLERSMKFSFEEAHMWKQYALSLLSINRYEQAFVVLKEVIRLEPNEPSNCLLIAKLCYEHLGLPAEGTDFSVRAREMALVAYGGLLGRCHLYIGIGYHLQAEISALRKEKDRFRHDALNNFRSAVELEPNDYLSRYYLGLQLAVIGDIPEAQQHVRVSLDLHPDHSTSVHLLVLLLTAQRQHTNALLVVENALEEYPDSLNLMYVKAYLDLHEFGGEKALLTAKQMLELWKNLYEGQAISDMPECDRKSDTRSVFQLYTSEMSDKDSSSLHLHNMAASRVEQALSEVASSVSSFNPRPGPQRAWMLQVEIWLLLAELYLALDQPTDVQMCLHEAMQIYPLSHHIMHMKGLLHMHKQQWTDAKMCFQNAVAINPLHVKSLQQLGLVYHYLDFQGLAETTLREAAKIEPKNHITWYNLGKVLEALGEFENASNAMATALLEEQNSPILPFSSVPLCFE